One region of Streptomyces sp. CG4 genomic DNA includes:
- a CDS encoding amino acid permease, translated as MHVTGTAPQPAPAPSEDLTAPGGDLRDTTSGEDAQSSGSKHARRFGLPVATALVMGNIIGGGIFLLPASIAPYGTVSLVAFAVLTVGAIMLALVFGRLAARDPRTGGPYVYAREAFGDFAGFLAAWAYWITTWVSNAALAVAAVGYLDVLIPVNDHKWTACLAALALQWLPALANFAGTRYVGAVQLVATVLKFVPLLLVAVGGLFFFDPSRLGPFNASGHSAVGAVSASAALLLFSYLGVESAAVSAGEVRNARRNVGRATVIGTAGAALVYLLGTLSVFGTVAHDRLVTSTAPFSDAVNTMFGGGWGGTAVALAALVSMTGCLNGWTLLSAQTPYAAAKDGLFPAAFGRRRRGVPTVGVAVTVVLSSLLTAYNYLSGSGKVFEVLVLVTTFTATVPYLLATAAQLFHLVSGRGESVDRARLVRDSVITALAAAFSLWLMAGAGYAAVYQGVLFLFAGVLVYAVMAARRQRREA; from the coding sequence ATGCACGTCACCGGAACCGCACCGCAGCCGGCTCCGGCCCCCTCCGAGGACCTCACGGCTCCCGGCGGAGACCTTCGGGACACCACGAGCGGCGAGGACGCCCAGAGCTCCGGCAGCAAGCACGCCCGGCGCTTCGGGCTGCCGGTCGCGACCGCGCTGGTCATGGGCAACATCATCGGTGGCGGCATCTTCCTGCTGCCCGCCTCCATCGCCCCTTACGGCACGGTCAGCCTGGTCGCCTTCGCCGTCCTGACCGTCGGCGCCATCATGCTCGCCCTGGTCTTCGGCCGACTCGCCGCGCGCGACCCCCGTACCGGCGGCCCGTACGTCTACGCCCGCGAGGCCTTCGGCGACTTCGCCGGGTTCCTCGCCGCATGGGCGTACTGGATCACCACCTGGGTGTCGAACGCGGCGCTCGCCGTCGCCGCCGTCGGCTATCTGGACGTGCTGATCCCGGTCAACGACCACAAGTGGACCGCGTGCCTGGCCGCCCTTGCCCTGCAGTGGCTGCCCGCGCTCGCCAACTTCGCCGGTACCCGGTACGTGGGAGCCGTCCAACTGGTGGCGACGGTGCTGAAGTTCGTACCGCTGCTGCTCGTGGCCGTCGGCGGGCTGTTCTTCTTCGATCCGTCCCGGCTCGGGCCGTTCAACGCCAGCGGTCACAGCGCCGTCGGCGCGGTCTCCGCCTCCGCCGCGCTGCTGCTCTTCTCCTACCTCGGGGTGGAGTCCGCGGCCGTGAGCGCCGGCGAGGTCAGGAACGCCCGCCGCAACGTGGGGCGCGCCACGGTCATCGGCACCGCGGGCGCCGCGCTGGTGTATCTGCTGGGCACGCTGTCCGTCTTCGGAACGGTCGCGCACGACCGGCTGGTGACCTCCACCGCCCCCTTCTCCGACGCCGTGAACACGATGTTCGGCGGCGGTTGGGGCGGTACGGCGGTGGCGCTGGCGGCGCTGGTGTCGATGACCGGATGCCTCAACGGCTGGACGCTGCTGAGCGCCCAGACCCCGTACGCGGCGGCCAAGGACGGCCTGTTCCCGGCCGCCTTCGGGCGCCGGCGCCGGGGTGTGCCAACGGTCGGCGTCGCCGTCACCGTGGTCCTCTCCTCGCTCCTGACCGCCTACAACTACCTGTCGGGCTCGGGGAAGGTCTTCGAGGTCCTGGTCCTCGTCACCACGTTCACCGCTACCGTGCCGTACCTGCTGGCGACGGCCGCGCAGCTCTTCCACCTGGTCTCCGGCCGAGGCGAGTCGGTGGACCGCGCCCGGCTGGTGCGGGACTCGGTGATCACTGCGCTGGCGGCCGCCTTCTCCCTCTGGCTGATGGCCGGTGCCGGCTACGCGGCGGTGTACCAGGGCGTGCTGTTCCTGTTCGCCGGGGTGCTCGTCTACGCCGTGATGGCGGCACGTCGGCAGCGACGCGAGGCCTAG
- a CDS encoding putative leader peptide translates to MPRLATVTGRTGRTPFRVPLLTSRRHIDLLRVCSAISLHR, encoded by the coding sequence ATGCCGCGCCTCGCAACGGTCACGGGCCGCACCGGCCGTACGCCGTTCCGCGTGCCCCTGCTCACCTCCCGCCGGCACATCGATCTGCTGCGTGTCTGCAGCGCGATCAGCCTTCACCGCTGA
- a CDS encoding FAD-dependent oxidoreductase, which yields MTERAHLAVVGAGPAGLAAALAAADRGVRVTLVDAAEQAGGQFYRQPARALGARRPEALHHQWRIWERLRDGVDRHITAGRITHLTDHHVWCVDRESAHDKPPSNRDQHSSQSFTVYALCGPAQEEGVAVRADAVLLAPGGYERVLPFPGWTLPGVVTAGGAQAMLKGGLVLPGRTVVVAGTGPLLLPVATGLAAAGARVAALVESADPRALLRRTHTLAAEPGKLAEGAWYAGQLLRRGVRTLARHIVVEAHGTDRLTAVTVAALGKDRRIRPGSARRIPCDTLAVGHGMLPHTDLAETLGCTLSGTDGTAVRVDDEQRTDVPGVWAAGETTGIGGAALALAEGHIAGRSIAARLYGTAPDPRSWAAAARTRTRLRAFFAALDAVYAPPAGWADRLTDDTVVCRCEEVTAGAVRTAAGSLGAGDLRTVKLLTRAGMGWCQGRMCAPAVAGLTGCPLTAGRRPFARPVPLGVLAGLPDD from the coding sequence ATGACTGAGCGAGCACACCTCGCCGTCGTCGGGGCGGGCCCGGCGGGTCTCGCCGCGGCGCTGGCGGCGGCCGACCGGGGCGTACGGGTCACCCTCGTCGACGCGGCCGAGCAGGCGGGCGGCCAGTTCTACCGGCAGCCCGCCCGGGCCCTCGGCGCCCGCCGCCCCGAGGCCCTGCACCACCAGTGGCGCATCTGGGAACGCCTGCGGGACGGCGTCGACCGGCACATCACCGCCGGACGAATCACTCATCTGACGGATCATCATGTCTGGTGCGTGGACCGGGAGTCGGCCCATGACAAGCCGCCATCCAACCGCGACCAGCATTCATCCCAGTCGTTCACGGTGTACGCCCTGTGCGGCCCCGCGCAGGAGGAGGGGGTCGCCGTCCGCGCCGACGCCGTGCTGCTCGCCCCCGGTGGCTACGAGCGCGTGCTGCCCTTCCCGGGCTGGACGCTCCCCGGTGTCGTCACGGCGGGCGGCGCGCAGGCCATGCTCAAGGGCGGCCTGGTGCTGCCCGGCCGTACGGTCGTGGTCGCCGGCACCGGGCCCCTGCTGCTGCCGGTGGCCACGGGGCTCGCCGCGGCCGGGGCGCGCGTGGCCGCGCTGGTCGAGTCCGCGGACCCGAGGGCCCTGCTGCGTCGCACCCACACCCTCGCCGCAGAGCCCGGCAAGCTCGCCGAAGGCGCCTGGTACGCGGGGCAGTTGCTGCGCCGCGGAGTCCGCACACTGGCCCGGCACATCGTCGTCGAGGCGCACGGCACCGACCGGCTGACGGCGGTCACCGTCGCCGCCCTGGGGAAGGACCGCCGGATCAGACCCGGCAGCGCACGCCGCATCCCCTGTGACACCCTCGCCGTAGGACACGGCATGCTGCCGCACACCGACCTCGCCGAGACGCTCGGCTGCACGCTGTCCGGGACGGACGGCACGGCCGTACGGGTCGACGACGAGCAGCGCACCGACGTGCCCGGGGTCTGGGCGGCCGGCGAGACCACCGGCATCGGCGGCGCGGCCCTCGCGCTCGCCGAGGGGCACATCGCGGGCCGCTCGATCGCCGCCCGCCTGTACGGCACGGCCCCCGACCCGCGCTCCTGGGCGGCGGCCGCCCGGACCAGGACCCGGCTGCGGGCGTTCTTCGCGGCGCTCGACGCGGTGTACGCGCCGCCCGCGGGCTGGGCGGACCGGCTCACGGACGACACGGTGGTGTGCCGGTGCGAGGAGGTCACGGCCGGCGCGGTCCGCACCGCCGCCGGCTCGCTGGGCGCGGGCGATCTGCGCACCGTGAAGCTGCTCACGCGGGCCGGGATGGGCTGGTGCCAGGGCCGGATGTGCGCACCGGCGGTGGCCGGCCTGACCGGCTGCCCGCTCACTGCGGGACGTCGCCCGTTCGCCCGGCCGGTACCGCTCGGCGTCCTGGCCGGGCTGCCGGACGACTGA
- a CDS encoding NAD(P)/FAD-dependent oxidoreductase — protein MAKRLTCDVVVVGAGMVGAACALYATRAGLDVRVVDRGPVAGGTTGAGEGNLLVSDKEPGPELDLALLSARLWSRLGDELGTAVEYEPKGGLVVAATPETLIALHAFADGQRTAGVEAEPVTADQLPSLEPHLATGMTGGVHYPQDAQVMPALAAAHLLRASGARLHTGWTVTGVLRTADGAVTGVRTDRGDVHAPAVVNAAGPWGGDLAALADVRLPVLPRRGFVLVTEPLPRMVRHKVYAADYVADVASDSAALRTSPVVEGTAAGPVLIGASRERVGFDRSLSLPAVRALAAGAIGLFPFLERVRALRTYAGFRPYLPDHLPAIGPDPRAPGLFHACGHEGAGIGLATGTGQLIAQTLTGKTPDLDLTPFRPERFDTDRFDTHGFDADGGSTP, from the coding sequence GTGGCAAAGCGACTGACCTGCGATGTCGTGGTAGTCGGAGCCGGCATGGTCGGGGCGGCCTGCGCGCTGTACGCCACCCGCGCCGGCCTCGACGTGCGTGTGGTGGACCGCGGCCCGGTCGCCGGCGGCACCACTGGCGCCGGCGAGGGCAACCTGCTCGTCTCCGACAAGGAACCGGGCCCCGAACTGGACCTCGCCCTGCTGTCGGCCCGCCTGTGGTCGCGCCTGGGCGACGAACTGGGTACGGCCGTCGAGTACGAACCCAAGGGCGGCCTGGTGGTCGCCGCCACCCCCGAGACCCTCATCGCGCTGCACGCCTTCGCCGACGGCCAGCGGACGGCCGGTGTCGAGGCCGAACCGGTGACGGCGGACCAACTTCCCTCCTTGGAGCCGCACTTGGCCACCGGCATGACGGGCGGAGTGCACTATCCGCAGGACGCCCAGGTCATGCCCGCCCTCGCCGCAGCCCACCTGCTCCGCGCCTCCGGCGCCCGCCTGCACACCGGCTGGACCGTGACCGGCGTACTGCGCACGGCGGACGGCGCGGTGACCGGTGTCCGCACCGACCGGGGCGACGTGCACGCACCGGCGGTGGTGAACGCGGCCGGCCCCTGGGGCGGCGACCTCGCGGCCCTCGCGGACGTCCGGTTGCCGGTGCTCCCGCGGCGCGGCTTCGTGCTGGTCACCGAGCCGCTGCCGCGGATGGTCCGGCACAAGGTGTACGCCGCGGACTATGTGGCCGACGTCGCGAGCGACTCGGCCGCCCTGCGCACCTCTCCGGTGGTGGAGGGCACGGCCGCCGGACCGGTGCTGATCGGCGCGAGCCGGGAGCGCGTCGGCTTCGACCGCTCGCTCTCGCTGCCGGCGGTACGGGCGCTCGCGGCCGGGGCGATCGGGCTGTTCCCGTTCCTGGAGCGGGTGCGAGCGCTGCGGACATACGCAGGATTCCGGCCGTATCTGCCCGACCACCTCCCGGCGATCGGCCCGGATCCGCGCGCGCCGGGGCTGTTCCACGCCTGCGGGCACGAGGGTGCCGGCATCGGACTGGCCACCGGCACCGGGCAGTTGATCGCGCAGACGCTCACCGGGAAGACACCGGACCTGGATCTCACACCGTTCCGGCCGGAGCGGTTCGACACCGACAGATTCGACACCCACGGATTCGACGCCGACGGAGGCAGCACACCGTGA
- a CDS encoding dihydrodipicolinate synthase family protein, with protein sequence MTHPQNRPWHGVLVATALPLRDDLSIDYDRYAEHCSWLVANGCDGVVPNGSLGEYQVLTPEERARVVETAVAAIGGERVMPGVAAYGSAEAGRWAEQAGEAGCGSVMLLPPNAYRADERAVLAHYAEVARAGLPVVAYNNPIDTKVDLVPELLARLHGEGHIHGVKEFSGDVRRAYRIAELAPELDLLAGADDVLLELAVAGAKGWVAGYPNALPRASVELYRAAVTGDLATALPLYRQLHPLLRWDSKVEFVQAIKLSMDIVGRYGGPVRPPRVPLPPEQEAAVRAATEKAVAAGLA encoded by the coding sequence ATGACCCACCCGCAGAACCGCCCGTGGCACGGCGTCCTCGTCGCGACCGCGCTCCCGCTGCGCGACGACCTCTCGATCGACTACGACCGCTATGCGGAGCACTGCTCCTGGCTGGTGGCCAACGGCTGCGACGGCGTCGTACCCAACGGCTCGCTCGGCGAGTACCAGGTGCTCACGCCCGAGGAGCGGGCCCGGGTGGTGGAGACGGCCGTCGCGGCGATCGGCGGGGAGCGGGTGATGCCGGGTGTCGCCGCGTACGGCTCGGCGGAGGCGGGGCGCTGGGCCGAGCAGGCGGGCGAGGCCGGCTGCGGGTCGGTGATGCTGCTGCCGCCCAACGCGTACCGCGCCGACGAGCGAGCCGTCCTCGCCCACTACGCCGAGGTCGCCCGCGCGGGGCTGCCGGTGGTGGCGTACAACAATCCGATCGACACCAAGGTCGACCTGGTGCCCGAACTCCTCGCCCGGCTGCACGGCGAGGGCCACATCCACGGTGTCAAGGAGTTCTCCGGCGATGTCCGCCGCGCCTACCGCATCGCCGAACTCGCCCCGGAACTCGACCTGTTGGCCGGTGCCGACGACGTCCTGCTGGAGCTGGCGGTGGCGGGCGCCAAGGGCTGGGTGGCCGGTTACCCGAACGCGCTGCCGCGGGCCTCGGTGGAGCTGTACCGTGCCGCGGTGACCGGCGACCTCGCCACCGCGCTTCCCCTGTACCGGCAGCTGCACCCACTGCTGCGCTGGGACTCGAAGGTGGAGTTCGTGCAGGCCATCAAGCTGTCCATGGACATCGTCGGCCGGTACGGCGGTCCGGTGCGCCCGCCGCGCGTGCCGTTGCCGCCGGAGCAGGAGGCCGCGGTCCGCGCGGCGACCGAGAAAGCCGTGGCCGCGGGGCTTGCCTGA
- a CDS encoding GntR family transcriptional regulator, with product MAQGQNRPDADLPALPRLGGRRSSYRERVADALRAALIAGELRPGEVYSAPSLAARFGVSATPVREAMLDLVKEGLVATVPNKGFRVTAVSDKQLDEYTHIRALIEIPTVAALARTADRVSLEALRPAAREIVGAAAAGDLIAYVEADTRFHLGLLALAGNAHLVEVVADLRGRSRLYGLTALVQAGRLLASAEEHLQLLDALLERDEKAVHAIMTRHLGHVRSLWAEGTAHD from the coding sequence ATGGCACAGGGACAGAACAGGCCGGACGCGGACCTGCCGGCACTCCCCCGGCTGGGCGGGCGGCGCAGCAGCTATCGCGAGCGGGTCGCGGACGCGCTGCGCGCCGCGCTGATCGCGGGCGAGCTGCGGCCGGGCGAGGTCTACTCGGCGCCCTCGCTCGCCGCCCGCTTCGGCGTCTCGGCGACGCCGGTGCGGGAGGCGATGCTGGACCTCGTCAAGGAGGGTCTGGTCGCCACCGTGCCGAACAAGGGCTTCCGGGTCACCGCGGTCTCCGACAAGCAGTTGGACGAGTACACGCACATCCGCGCGCTCATCGAGATCCCCACGGTGGCCGCGCTGGCCCGTACCGCCGACCGCGTCTCGCTGGAGGCGCTGCGCCCGGCGGCCCGCGAGATCGTCGGCGCGGCGGCCGCGGGCGACCTGATCGCCTACGTCGAGGCCGACACCCGCTTCCACCTCGGCCTGCTCGCCCTGGCGGGCAACGCCCATCTGGTCGAGGTGGTGGCCGACCTGCGCGGCCGCTCCCGCCTCTACGGCCTGACGGCCCTGGTCCAGGCCGGCCGCCTGCTCGCCTCGGCCGAGGAACACCTGCAACTCCTCGACGCCCTCCTGGAACGGGACGAGAAGGCCGTACACGCCATCATGACGCGGCATCTGGGCCATGTACGGAGCCTGTGGGCAGAGGGAACGGCACACGACTAG
- a CDS encoding PP2C family protein-serine/threonine phosphatase, with protein sequence MTRERMGRQPRRAHVPDLHVRLRSELGRIDDQLRSLLSAMDRLQGLLDAVVAISREVELPAVLRRIVTTAMDLVGARYGALGVLDASGERLEQFVAAGLSEQERADLAEVGLPRGLGVLGHLIRYPEPLRIDDITAHPSSAGFPPGHPRMCTLLGVAISVRGEIYGDLYLAERSDGRPFDVHDENVVVALAGAAGIAIENVRLFEKIRVGAEQFQRLLLPTLPDLRPFTAAAIYRPAAEPSQLGGDWYDAILLPDKVVAVVIGDVVGHDLQAAAAMASTRNMLRALLFDHTSPPGAILAQLDHALEAITSNPVTTTTLARIEPEGPGWRLRWSTAGHVPPMIVTQDRRVRYLLAEPGLPLGVDPEQARPDHSRFLPQGATVVFFTDGLIEHPNHSIDESLSQLAGLAAEHADLPLPEFVRALADHHPSDGHDDMAILALRTPQA encoded by the coding sequence ATGACCCGGGAGCGGATGGGGCGGCAGCCGAGGCGGGCGCACGTCCCCGACCTGCATGTTCGGCTGCGGTCCGAGCTGGGCCGGATCGACGACCAACTGCGTTCCCTGCTGTCCGCCATGGACCGGCTGCAGGGCCTGCTGGACGCGGTGGTGGCCATCAGCCGTGAGGTGGAGCTGCCTGCGGTGCTGCGCCGTATCGTCACCACCGCCATGGACCTGGTGGGGGCCCGCTACGGGGCACTGGGCGTGCTCGACGCGTCCGGAGAGCGCCTGGAACAGTTCGTCGCGGCCGGTCTGTCCGAGCAGGAACGCGCTGATCTCGCCGAGGTCGGCCTGCCCCGTGGTCTGGGCGTCCTCGGCCATCTGATCCGCTACCCCGAACCCCTGCGGATCGACGACATCACGGCCCATCCGTCCTCCGCCGGGTTCCCGCCCGGCCACCCGCGCATGTGCACCCTGCTCGGCGTCGCCATCAGCGTGCGGGGCGAGATCTACGGCGACCTCTACCTGGCCGAGCGGAGCGACGGCCGGCCCTTCGACGTGCACGACGAGAACGTCGTCGTCGCCCTGGCCGGCGCCGCCGGCATCGCGATCGAGAACGTCCGCCTGTTCGAGAAGATCCGGGTGGGCGCCGAGCAGTTCCAGCGGCTGCTGCTGCCCACCCTGCCCGACCTGCGGCCCTTCACCGCCGCCGCCATCTACCGGCCCGCCGCCGAGCCGAGTCAGCTCGGCGGGGACTGGTACGACGCCATCCTGCTGCCCGACAAGGTCGTGGCGGTCGTCATCGGCGACGTGGTCGGCCACGATCTGCAGGCCGCCGCCGCCATGGCCTCCACCCGCAACATGCTGCGCGCCCTGCTGTTCGACCACACCAGTCCGCCCGGCGCGATCCTCGCCCAGCTCGACCATGCCCTGGAAGCCATCACGAGCAATCCCGTCACGACCACCACCCTGGCCCGCATCGAACCGGAGGGACCCGGCTGGCGGCTGCGCTGGAGCACCGCGGGCCACGTCCCGCCCATGATCGTCACCCAGGATCGCCGGGTGCGGTACCTGCTCGCCGAGCCCGGACTGCCGCTCGGCGTCGATCCCGAGCAGGCCCGGCCCGACCACTCGCGCTTCCTGCCGCAGGGCGCGACCGTGGTGTTCTTCACCGACGGGCTGATCGAGCATCCCAACCACTCCATCGACGAGAGCCTGAGCCAGCTCGCCGGACTCGCCGCGGAACATGCCGACCTGCCCCTGCCGGAGTTCGTGCGGGCACTGGCCGATCACCACCCCAGCGACGGTCACGACGACATGGCCATCCTCGCCCTGCGCACCCCGCAGGCCTGA
- a CDS encoding proline racemase family protein: protein MRSKLVLHAVDSHTEGMPTRVITGGIGTVPGATMNERRLYFREHRDSVKQLLMNEPRGHAAMSGAILQPPSRPDCDWGVLYIEVSGYLPMCGHGTIGVATVLVETGMVEVVEPVTTIRLDTPAGLVVAEVAVENGAARHVTLRNVPSFTVALDRRIALSDGRTVTYDLAYGGNFYAILPLDAFGLPFDRARKDDILAAGLSLMEAINSEAEPVHPEDPSIHGCHHVHLYAPGATARHSRHAMAIHPGWFDRSPCGTGTSARMAQLHARGELPLHTEFVNESFIGTRFTGRLLGTTEVAGVPAVLPSFTGRAWITGTAQYLLDPTDPFPEGFVL from the coding sequence ATGCGCAGCAAGCTCGTGCTGCACGCCGTCGACTCGCACACCGAGGGTATGCCGACCCGGGTGATCACCGGTGGGATCGGCACCGTACCGGGTGCGACGATGAACGAGCGGCGGCTGTACTTCCGTGAACACCGCGACTCCGTCAAGCAGTTGCTGATGAACGAGCCGCGCGGCCACGCCGCGATGAGCGGTGCGATCCTCCAGCCGCCGAGCCGCCCCGACTGCGACTGGGGCGTCCTCTACATCGAGGTCTCCGGCTATCTGCCGATGTGCGGGCACGGCACCATCGGGGTCGCCACCGTGCTGGTGGAGACCGGCATGGTGGAGGTCGTGGAGCCGGTGACCACGATCCGGCTCGACACCCCGGCGGGGCTGGTGGTGGCCGAGGTGGCGGTGGAGAACGGGGCCGCGCGGCACGTGACCCTGAGGAACGTGCCGTCGTTCACCGTCGCCCTGGACCGCAGGATCGCCCTGTCCGACGGCCGCACGGTCACCTACGACCTCGCCTACGGCGGCAACTTCTACGCGATCCTGCCGCTCGACGCCTTCGGACTGCCCTTCGACCGCGCCCGCAAGGACGACATCCTCGCGGCCGGCCTGTCCCTGATGGAGGCGATCAACTCCGAGGCGGAGCCGGTGCACCCCGAGGACCCGTCCATCCACGGCTGCCACCACGTCCACCTCTACGCGCCCGGCGCCACCGCACGCCACTCGCGGCATGCCATGGCCATCCACCCGGGCTGGTTCGACCGCTCCCCGTGCGGCACGGGCACGAGCGCGCGTATGGCGCAACTGCACGCGCGGGGCGAACTCCCGTTGCACACCGAGTTCGTGAACGAGTCCTTCATCGGGACCCGGTTCACCGGACGCCTGCTCGGTACGACGGAGGTCGCGGGCGTCCCGGCGGTCCTGCCCAGTTTCACCGGCCGCGCCTGGATCACCGGCACCGCCCAGTACCTCCTCGACCCCACCGACCCCTTTCCGGAGGGATTCGTCCTCTAG
- a CDS encoding MASE1 domain-containing protein: protein MDGARLEQLRRGGSAALEICAITALYYGSAKAGLLQQLVRNQVTPLWPPSGIAVASLLLRGPRVWPGIALGAFLTNVSLGPSLPAVFAITAGNTLAPLCSYALLRRAGFRNELNRLRDALALIFLGAFTGMLISATTGSATLLLAGVLRTRGFWPTWWVWWTGDAMGVLVVTPVLLVLRSVRRPRDVLPLRWAEGLLLLAAVAGIGFVETSSTPLLFLGYPLLIWAAFRFQLAGAAPCALAVSTFAIIAATRQTGPFAGRDLLTSMITLQAFNGSAALTALMLAAVISERSQTQREIVRACGQLAGMAAKIATSSHHPRLPNGEGELPDGADEKLPDEADRTQEEHGSQAGHSTT, encoded by the coding sequence ATGGATGGCGCGCGGCTCGAACAGCTCCGGCGCGGCGGCTCGGCCGCCCTGGAGATCTGTGCCATCACCGCGCTGTACTACGGTTCCGCCAAGGCAGGGCTGCTCCAGCAGCTGGTGCGCAACCAGGTCACCCCACTGTGGCCGCCGAGCGGTATCGCGGTGGCGAGCCTGCTCCTGCGCGGTCCGCGGGTCTGGCCCGGCATCGCGCTCGGCGCCTTTCTGACCAATGTCTCGCTGGGCCCGTCGCTCCCGGCCGTGTTCGCGATCACGGCGGGCAACACCCTCGCTCCTCTGTGCTCGTACGCGCTGCTGCGCCGTGCGGGGTTCCGCAACGAACTGAACCGGCTGCGAGACGCGCTCGCGCTGATCTTTCTCGGTGCGTTCACCGGGATGCTGATCAGCGCGACGACGGGCAGCGCGACCCTGCTGCTCGCCGGGGTGCTGCGCACCAGGGGCTTCTGGCCGACGTGGTGGGTCTGGTGGACCGGCGACGCGATGGGCGTGCTGGTGGTCACGCCGGTCCTGCTCGTCCTCCGCTCGGTGCGCCGGCCGAGGGACGTTCTACCGTTGCGGTGGGCGGAGGGGCTGCTGCTTCTGGCAGCCGTCGCCGGCATCGGTTTCGTCGAGACCAGCAGCACACCGCTGCTGTTCCTCGGCTACCCGTTGCTGATCTGGGCCGCCTTCCGCTTCCAGCTGGCCGGGGCCGCGCCCTGCGCGCTGGCCGTATCGACCTTTGCGATCATCGCCGCCACCCGGCAGACGGGCCCGTTCGCCGGCCGCGACCTGCTCACCAGCATGATCACCCTGCAGGCGTTCAACGGCTCCGCCGCCCTGACCGCGCTGATGCTCGCCGCCGTCATCAGCGAGCGGAGCCAGACCCAGCGGGAGATCGTACGAGCCTGCGGGCAGCTCGCCGGAATGGCGGCCAAGATCGCCACGAGCAGCCACCACCCGAGGCTCCCCAACGGGGAGGGCGAGCTCCCGGACGGGGCGGACGAGAAGCTCCCCGACGAGGCGGACCGGACACAGGAAGAACACGGCAGCCAGGCCGGACACTCAACGACATGA
- a CDS encoding (2Fe-2S)-binding protein, with protein sequence MNPLELTRARPGEAFTVTFDGRPVTALPGQTVAAALWAAGVPAWRTTRGTGRPRGVFCGIGVCFDCLVTVNDRTNQRACLVPVRPGDEIRTQEGTGRDDD encoded by the coding sequence GTGAATCCCCTGGAGTTGACCCGGGCCCGGCCGGGCGAGGCCTTCACCGTCACCTTCGACGGCCGGCCCGTCACCGCCCTGCCCGGACAGACGGTCGCGGCGGCGCTGTGGGCGGCGGGCGTACCGGCCTGGCGCACCACCCGCGGCACCGGCCGTCCCCGTGGGGTCTTCTGCGGGATCGGGGTGTGCTTCGACTGCCTGGTGACCGTCAACGACCGGACGAACCAACGAGCTTGCCTGGTGCCGGTCCGTCCGGGCGACGAGATCCGTACTCAGGAGGGAACGGGACGGGACGATGACTGA